One genomic window of Arachis stenosperma cultivar V10309 chromosome 10, arast.V10309.gnm1.PFL2, whole genome shotgun sequence includes the following:
- the LOC130956230 gene encoding uncharacterized protein LOC130956230 → MGGQEKKIDQRTRKEIITAFTVSSHHKYAGIDLMQNCDLPPPSKVFVGPDETIVFPMNRACDAVGKEGEEEQRDGRHYGTYGGENGGGDDRDKIELLKALRASQTRAREAEKKAAVLRKERDGLSVALVEEAMQLFAYRQHVRLLELQVLHLRSLWPEKKHVNCCADTIGSSSMEDGSDGERSNVKFVLALALTLGIGVTTVLACKYFL, encoded by the coding sequence ATGGGGGGCCAAGAAAAGAAGATCGATCAAAGAACAAGGAAAGAGATTATTACGGCTTTCACAGTTTCTTCTCATCACAAGTATGCAGGGATTGACCTTATGCAGAACTGTGATCTTCCCCCACCTTCCAAGGTTTTTGTTGGACCGGATGAGACCATTGTGTTTCCGATGAATCGGGCCTGTGATGCTGTGGGTAAAGAAGGAGAGGAAGAACAACGGGATGGGAGACATTATGGTACTTATGGTGGTGAAAACGGTGGTGGCGATGATAGAGATAAAATTGAACTTCTGAAGGCCCTGCGAGCTTCGCAGACTCGTGCCAGGGAAGCGGAGAAGAAGGCTGCAGTTCTGAGGAAAGAAAGGGATGGTCTTTCAGTGGCTCTGGTGGAGGAGGCTATGCAGTTGTTCGCGTATCGGCAGCATGTGAGATTGCTTGAGCTTCAAGTTTTGCACTTGCGATCGCTGTGGCCGGAGAAGAAACATGTAAATTGTTGCGCTGACACAATAGGATCATCATCGATGGAAGATGGCTCTGATGGAGAAAGGTCAAATGTAAAATTTGTTCTGGCTTTGGCTCTTACTTTGGGGATTGGAGTGACCACTGTTCTTGCTTGCAAATATTTCTTGTAA
- the LOC130954761 gene encoding ATP-dependent RNA helicase DEAH11, chloroplastic-like, translating into MHHPDYNHRQPPPFRRHFSKPIDFHPNHYRPPGPPNPTAFQAPNFVLHLRRGRRHLRRDLINSIISQCPSKPQSFSILPYSSDHNYHSRSSSTVDAAILNFLQWVDTLNAVAYLWETRLDGMHDLTPELKSNVMVPSDEDELYSRLRAVFARHVKSLMQEAKELKRWEGESERLTKEIAGMEPQKKNKHYQVGEFFQMNENKKRFEEEKNLVERRVREFRCAMECLLKLLEEKGGVDEERNEGVTGNYYYHDYDYDAVFRFDGRLNWKRVHSIIMRERRRLEEGLPIYAYRRDILHDIHHQQITVLVGETGSGKSTQLVQFLADSGVGAAESIICTQPRKIAARSLAQRVQEESNGCYEGNAINSYSTFSSLNEFDSKITFMTDHCLLQHYMADKNLSGVSCIIVDEAHERSLNTDLLLALIKNLLCRRVEMRLIIMSATADAKQLSEYFYSCRIVHVLGRSFPVDVKYVPSDYAGHSESGIAPYVSDVVRMAIEIHKTEEEGTILAFLTSQIEVEWACDNFEALSAVALPLHGKLLPGEQFHVFQNYPGKRKVIFATNLAETSLTIPGVKYVIDSGLIKDSRYDPGSGMNVLKVCWISQSSANQRAGRAGRTEPGRCYRLYSEADYQCMEQNQEPEIRRVHLGVAVLRILALGVKNVQEFDFVDAPSQSSIEMAIRNLILLGVIQMKNNVIELTNEGRYLVRMGIEPRLGKLILGCLHHTLGREGIVLAALMANASSIFCRVGSEKDKQRSDCLKMQFCHCDGDLFTLLSVYKEWEGLPRERRNQWCWENSINAKSMRRCQDTILELESCLERELNLVVPSYWRWTPQMPAECDMYLKRVILSSLPENVAMYSGCKQLGYEVAQTGQHVQLHPSCSLLVFAQKPSWVVFSELLSHSNQYLVCVSAFDFESLHSLDPPPLFDVCNMEKRKLETRTLSGFCCTLLKKFCGKGNSNLISLVSRIRKICEDERISIEVNVDHNDIQLYATSHDMETAVQYVNEVLECEKKWLRTECIEKCLYHGSGFSPIALFGSGAEIKHLELGKRSLSVDVCHPNTDAIEDKQLLMFLEKNTSASVCSVHKYTCTGRDVEDREKWGRITFLSPDAALRAAELDGEEFCGSPLKISHSQTASGDKSFLFPAVKAKIFWPRRLSKGVAIVKCDIKDVDIMLRDFYNLSIGGRYVRCEPGRKDVDSVVVSGFDKELSDAEILDVVRNATSIRISDFFLIRGDAVGNPPVSACEEALLKEISPFMPKKDPHINSCRVQVFQPEPRDVSMRALITFDGRLHLEAAKALEQIEGKVLPGCLSWQKIKCQRVFHSSLIVPLPVYRVIREELEKILESFSKLKGVECRLEKTSNGSQRLKITANATQTVAEVRRPFEELSRGKRIDHASLTPAVVQLLLSREGFNLKSSLQQETGTYILIDRYNLSVRVFGPPDKVCLAQQKLIQSLLSFHEAKQLEIHLRGRDLPPDLMKQVVKQFGPDLSGLKVKVPGADLVLNIRRQIIYLRGNKELKQKVEEFIFEIVRSSHRAVEGLGTGPSCPICLCEVEDGYLLEGCCHLFCRSCLVDQCESAIRNQGTFPICCAREGCGDPILVTDLKALLLGDKLEELFRASLGSFVASSGGTYRFCPSPDCPSVYRVADPGTAGEPFVCGACYSETCTRCHLEYHPYISCDQYREFKDDPDSSLKAWCSGKEHVKRCPSCGYTIEKVDGCNHIECKCGKHVCWVCLEFFGSSDNCYDHLRNIHMAII; encoded by the exons ATGCATCACCCTGACTACAACCATCGTCAGCCACCGCCATTTCGCCGCCACTTCTCGAAGCCAATCGATTTTCACCCTAACCACTACCGTCCGCCGGGACCTCCAAATCCCACCGCCTTCCAGGCTCCCAATTTCGTTCTCCACCTCCGCCGCGGCCGCCGCCATCTCCGCCGCGACCTCATAAACTCGATCATCTCCCAGTGCCCTTCCAAACCACAATCTTTCTCAATTTTGCCCTATTCCTCCGACCATAACTACCACAGCCGTTCCTCGTCCACCGTCGATGCGGCGATCCTCAATTTCCTTCAGTGGGTGGACACGCTCAACGCCGTTGCGTATCTCTGGGAAACGCGCCTCGACGGCATGCACGACCTAACTCCGGAGCTGAAGTCCAATGTGATGGTCCCTTCCGACGAGGACGAACTCTATTCTCGGCTACGCGCTGTCTTCGCGCGTCACGTGAAGAGTCTCATGCAAGAAGCGAAGGAATTGAAGCGTTGGGAAGGGGAGAGTGAGCGATTAACGAAGGAGATCGCGGGCATGGAGCCACAGAAGAAGAACAAACATTATCAAGTTGGGGAATTTTTTCAGATGAATGAGAATAAGAAAAGGTTTGAGGAAGAGAAAAATCTTGTGGAACGGAGGGTGAGGGAATTTCGGTGCGCCATGGAGTGCCTACTGAAGCTTCTAGAAGAGAAGGGTGGTGTTGATGAGGAAAGGAATGAAGGGGTTACTggtaattattattatcatgattatgattatgatgcTGTGTTTAGGTTTGATGGAAGGTTGAATTGGAAGAGGGTTCACAGTATTATCATGAGGGAGCGTCGTAGACTTGAGGAGGGTTTGCCAATTTACGCTTACCGGAGGGATATTCTTCACGACATTCATCATCAGCAG ATAACGGTATTGGTTGGAGAGACTGGTTCTGGAAAGAGTACTCAGCTGGTACAGTTTCTTGCGGATTCAGGTGTAGGAGCTGCTGAGTCGATTATATGCACCCAACCCCGAAAAATCGCTGCCAGATCATTAGCTCAAAGAGTACAGGAAGAAAGCAATGGATGTTATGAAGGCAATGCGATCAATAGTTATTCGACATTTTCATCCTTGAATGAGTTTGATTCTAAAATAACATTCATGACAGACCACTGTTTATTGCAGCATTACATGGCTGATAAGAATTTGTCTGGGGTCTCATGCATTATAGTTGATGAGGCTCATGAAAGGAGCTTAAACACTGATCTGTTGTTGGCATTGATCAAGAATTTACTCTGTAGAAGGGTTGAAATGCGGCTTATCATTATGTCTGCCACAGCTGATGCAAAGCAGCTGTCTGAATACTTCTATAGTTGTCGAATTGTTCATGTGCTCGGAAGAAGCTTTCCCGTGGATGTGAAATATGTTCCTTCTGACTATGCAGGACATTCTGAGTCTGGCATTGCCCCTTACGTTTCTGATGTTGTCAGAATGGCAATCGAGATTCACAAAACAGAGGAAGAGGGCACTATTCTTGCATTTTTGACCTCACAGATAGAAGTGGAATGGGCGTGTGACAACTTTGAAGCTCTGTCTGCAGTTGCTTTGCCCTTACATGGGAAACTTTTGCCCGGTGAGCAATTTCATGTTTTCCAGAACTATCCTGGAAAAAGGAAAGTGATATTTGCAACCAATCTTGCTGAGACATCTCTCACAATTCCTGGGGTTAAGTATGTGATAGATTCTGGTTTGATTAAAGATAGTCGATATGATCCTGGCAGTGGGATGAATGTTCTTAAGGTTTGTTGGATTAGCCAAAGCTCTGCTAATCAACGGGCTGGCCGTGCTGGGAGGACTGAACCTGGTCGGTGCTATAGATTGTACTCTGAAGCTGATTATCAGTGCATGGAACAAAATCAAGAACCTGAAATTAGAAGAGTGCATCTTGGTGTTGCAGTTTTGAGGATCCTTGCTTTAGGGGTGAAGAATGTGCAGGAGTTTGATTTTGTTGATGCTCCAAGTCAAAGCTCCATTGAGATGGCTATCCGGAATCTAATCCTCTTAGGAGTCATTCAAATGAAGAATAATGTTATTGAATTAACAAATGAAGGTAGGTACCTCGTAAGAATGGGGATTGAACCTAGGCTTGGTAAACTGATTCTTGGCTGTCTTCATCATACACTGGGTAGAGAAGGCATTGTCCTTGCTGCCTTGATGGCTAATGCTAGCAGCATATTCTGCAGAGTTGGTAGTGAAAAGGATAAGCAAAGATCTGATTGTCTTAAAATGCAATTTTGCCATTGTGATGGCGACCTCTTTACCCTTCTTTCTGTGTACAAGGAATGGGAGGGTTTGCCTCGGGAGAGGAGGAACCAGTGGTGTTGGGAAAATAGTATCAATGCCAAATCTATGAGGAGATGCCAAGACACAATTTTAGAGCTAGAATCCTGTCTTGAGCGTGAACTTAACCTTGTTGTTCCCAGTTACTGGCGTTGGACACCCCAAATGCCCGCCGAATGTGATATGTATCTGAAAAGGGTTATACTGTCCTCCCTTCCTGAGAATGTAGCCATGTACTCTGGATGCAAGCAACTTGGTTATGAAGTGGCACAAACTGGACAACATGTTCAGCTTCATCCATCTTGTTCATTGCTTGTATTTGCTCAGAAACCTAGTTGGGTGGTTTTTAGCGAGCTTCTTTCACATTCTAATCAATATTTGGTCTGTGTAAGTGCTTTTGATTTTGAATCATTGCACAGCCTTGACCCTCCTCCCTTGTTCGATGTGTGCAATATGGAAAAGCGGAAATTGGAAACCAGGACATTGTCTGGTTTTTGTTGTACTCTTCTCAAGAAATTTTGTGGAAAAGGCAACAGTAATTTGATTAGTCTTGTGTCACGCATACGGAAAATTTGTGAGGATGAACGAATTTCCATTGAAGTTAATGTTGACCACAATGACATTCAGTTATATGCCACATCACATGATATGGAAACAGCCGTTCAATATGTAAATGAGGTTTTAGAATGTGAGAAAAAGTGGTTACGTACCGAGTGTATTGAAAAATGTTTGTATCATGGGTCTGGTTTCTCACCTATAGCTTTGTTTGGCTCCGGTGCAGAAATTAAGCATTTAGAACTTGGGAAGCGTTCCCTGAGTGTTGACGTTTGTCACCCAAACACAGATGCAATTGAAGACAAACAGCTCCTGATGTTTTTGGAGAAGAATACCTCAGCAAGTGTCTGTTCTGTCCACAAGTACACATGCACTGGGAGGGATGTTGAGGACAGGGAAAAGTGGGGCAGGATTACATTTCTTTCCCCGGATGCTGCTTTAAGAGCTGCTGAGCTAGATGGTGAAGAGTTTTGTGGCTCTCCTTTGAAAATTTCTCACTCACAAACAGCTTCTGGAGATAAATCATTTTTGTTTCCTGCCGTCAAAGCAAAAATCTTTTGGCCTCGTAGGCTTAGCAAGGGGGTTGCGATAGTTAAATGTGACATAAAGGATGTTGACATCATGTTGAGAGATTTCTATAACCTTTCTATAGGAGGAAGGTATGTACGGTGTGAACCTGGTAGAAAGGATGTGGATAGTGTGGTGGTAAGTGGGTTTGACAAGGAGCTCTCAGATGCTGAAATTTTAGATGTAGTAAGAAATGCTACAAGTATAAGGATTTCAGACTTTTTCTTGATTAGAGGAGATGCTGTTGGGAATCCACCAGTCAGTGCCTGTGAAGAGGCGCTTCTTAAAGAAATTTCCCCCTTTATGCCCAAGAAAGATCCCCATATTAACTCTTGTCGGGTTCAAGTCTTCCAACCTGAGCCCAGGGATGTATCCATGAGAGCTTTAATCACGTTTGATGGAAGACTACATTTAGAGGCAGCGAAAGCTTTAGAGCAAATTGAGGGAAAGGTGTTGCCAGGATGTCTTTCATGGCAGAAGATAAAATGTCAGCGCGTCTTCCATAGCTCCTTGATAGTTCCTCTGCCAGTGTACCGTGTAATTAGGGAAGAATTGGAGAAAATACTTGAAAGCTTCAGTAAATTGAAGG GTGTTGAATGTAGACTGGAAAAGACTTCCAATGGTTCCCAGAGATTGAAAATTACAGCAAATGCCACACAGACAGTAGCAGAAGTTCGGAGACCTTTCGAAGAATTATCAAGAGGGAAAAGAATCGACCATGCCAGCCTCACCCCTGCAGTTGTGCAACTCTTGCTCTCGAGAGAGGGCTTTAATCTCAAAAGCTCATTGCAGCAGGAGACAGGAACTTACATTCTTATTGACAGGTACAACCTGAGTGTACGTGTGTTTGGGCCCCCAGACAAGGTTTGCTTGGCTCAGCAGAAACTGATTCAATCCCTACTCTCTTTCCATGAGGCAAAGCAATTGGAAATCCATCTGAGGGGCCGGGATCTACCTCCTGACTTAATGAAGCAGGTGGTGAAGCAATTTGGACCAGATCTTAGTGGATTGAAAGTGAAGGTACCTGGGGCAGATCTTGTACTAAACATACGCCGCCAGATAATCTATCTTCGTGGCAACAAGGAGTTGAAACAAAAAGTAGAGGAGTTCATTTTTGAGATCGTGCGTTCTAGTCATCGTGCTGTTGAGGGATTGGGCACCGGACCTAGTTGCCCAATTTGCTTGTGTGAGGTTGAGGATGGATATCTGCTTGAAGGTTGTTGTCACTTATTCTGCCGTTCATGCCTGGTGGATCAATGCGAATCTGCTATAAGAAACCAAGGTACTTTCCCGATATGTTGTGCTCGGGAGGGCTGTGGAGATCCCATTCTGGTCACAGATTTGAAGGCTCTCTTACTGGGTGACAAGTTGGAGGAACTTTTCAGGGCTTCTTTGGGATCTTTTGTGGCATCCAGTGGGGGAACATACAGATTTTGCCCGTCACCTGACTGCCCCTCCGTTTATCGAGTTGCTGATCCTGGGACAGCCGGCGAGCCATTTGTATGCGGGGCATGTTATTCAGAAACTTGTACAAGGTGCCACTTGGAGTATCATCCGTACATATCGTGCGATCAATATCGGGAATTCAAGGATGACCCCGACTCATCGCTGAAGGCATGGTGCAGCGGTAAAGAACATGTTAAGCGGTGCCCATCTTGTGGGTATACAATTGAGAAGGTAGATGGTTGCAACCATATTGAGTGCAAGTGTGGGAAGCATGTGTGCTGGGTTTGCTTGGAATTCTTTGGAAGTAGTGATAATTGCTATGACCATTTGAGAAATATACACATGGCCATCATTTGA